Below is a window of Pelagicoccus albus DNA.
AACAGCACTTTGTGTCCGCATTTCGCAAGAATGTTGGCGCTGGTTAGCCCACCAAGACCACTGCCGATTACGACAACGTCGTACTCCTCCTCAACTCCTTCTAGCCAGTTTTTGCCCATAAGCGGCCAACGAATAGGACTGATAACAGGAAATACAACCGATAAATTGCACGCTTTTCTCGAGACCTCGTTAACTGCCCTCCCCAGAGGGAAAAAGGACGGTTTCGGGAGTCTCCGAATCAATTCATCAGGCCTCGCGAAACCGCGTAAAATCCCTGCTGGCACACGCGTTGCTTAACACTGTTCTCCTAGTCCTGAATCACGCGCAATAGGCAAAAACGACCCACCAAACAAACATGAGTACCTTAGCAAAAGCCTCCGGCGGAGAACAAAATCCCGGCAAAAAAGCGCCCTTCGACACATCGCTCCGAGCCGCGCGTACATTCCAGCAAATTAGCTCCCAATATTGGGGCAAAAAAAACAGGGGTTCCGCCCTTTCCTACCTACAGTCCCTTTCGGAACTTGAGATCAAAGCAGTCATTCGCGTGCACGGTTTCGCCATGGACCTGCCCCTTGGCCGAGACGGGAACAATTAAAGCAAAACCCGCTATACTAGGGATTCCCCGAAGTCGGCCAAACTAAGCGCCATTACCGATTCTTTTTAGCCTGAACGGTCGATCTGGAATCTAGCCTTTTCTGCTTGCGGATCCGCAGACGCGCGCAATTCGTAAGCGTAATGGCCAAGACCAAGATAAAACTAAAGACCACCCAGGGGGAGGTAATTCTAAAACTCTTTCCCGATATCGCTCCCAAAGCGTGCGAAAATTTCGCGACTCACGTGGAGAACGGATACTACGACGGAATCATCTTCCACCGCGTGATTCCCGACTTCATGGTGCAATGCGGAGATCCCACTGGCACCGGCCGTGGCGGCAAATCGATTTGGGGCAAAAACTTCGAAGACGAGTGCAAGCCTGAAGTAAAATTCGACAAGACCGGAATCCTAGCCATGGCGAACGCTGGACCAGGTACAAACGGCAGCCAATTCTTCATTACCACCGCAAAAACTCCTTGGCTCAACATGCGCCACACAATCTTCGGCGAAGTGGTCGAGGGTTACGAAAAGATCCAGGCGATCGAATCAGTCGACCGCGACGGGATGGACAAGCCTCTCGAAGAACAGAAGATCATCAAGGCCACGGTCATGATAGACTAGCCGAGCCAATCAATTTTTTCAAAAAAGGGCCTGCTTCGATATCCGAGGCAGGCCTTTTTCATTTAGAAATTCAAAGGGGCTCTTTGACGCAATAGTACTCCGCAAGAACGCCATCGGAAAAGAGCTCGTCTTGAATCCGAAATCCGTGGCGCTCCAGCAAGCCTCTCATCACCCAATCATAGGTTGAAAACTCTTCGCGGAAGTGCATCTGAGCGTCTTCGGCCAATGGATCACCACCCAATCCGCGTTGCGTTTCGACAAAATCCGAAATCGCTCCGAGCGGATCTCCGTCTTGCAAAACGATATCGCGAATAAAGAGCGTACCTCCCTCGGCCAGCATTTGATGGATCCGCCCCAGTGCGATTCCCTTCCAGAAATCCGGCAAATGGTGCAGTGAGAAACTCGCCGTCACCGCCGCCGCCTTTGCCCCTTCGTGCCTGTAATTCAGAAATCCGGCGTGGCAAAACGCGATGTTGCTAAGCCCTTCGGCTTCCGCCCTAGCCTTCGCTTTGGCAAGCATCGCCTCGGAAACATCTACGGCGTACACCATGCGGCAACCCCTAGCAGCCGCTGCCGCCAAGCGGCCCGTTCCAGCCCCGAAGTCTATCAACACGGAATCCGGATCGAGATCGAGACGATCAAGCAAAAGCCTATTCTCGTTCTCCACATCCCGAAATTGCCCGTGCCTCTCATCGTAGACTTCGGCCTCTGCGGAGAGACCGTAGTCGACGCCGAACTGCTTGAACTCATTAAACTGAAACGGGGTGATGTCTTGCATTTCTATCAATGGGCTAGATCGCGACCTCCTTCTCAGCTTGCTCGATGATAGCTTCGGAGTTAGCGCCGCCTGGAGGAACCATGGGGAAAACCTTGTGAGTTACGTCTAGAGGAACGTTTATCAAAACACAACCCGGAGCGTTGAGGGCTTCTTCCAAGGTTTCCGATGGGTTTTCTGCCGAACCGAGGTCGTAGGCGGAAATCCCAAAGCCGCGTGCGATCATGCAAAAGTCGAGATGACTACTGAAGTTTGAAGCGAAGATGTTCTTTCCGTAAAAAAGTGTCTGCTGCTGGTGAACCAAACCGAGTGAATTGTTGTTACACAATACAACCTTTAGGTCCAAGCCTTCCTCGGCGGCTGTCGCCAACTCCTGGATGTTCATCATCAAGCTACCGTCGCCAGAAAAGCAAACGACCTTCTGGTCCGGAGCCTCTAGAGCCGCGCCGATTGCCGCCGGCAAACCAAAGCCCATGGTGCCAAGCCCACCGGAAGTCAGCCAGCGGCGCGGTTTCTCGAAATCAAAGGCCTGCGCAGCTCGCATCTGGTGCTGACCTACATCCGTCGTGACGATTGTATCCTCAGGGCAGATACGTTGTGTTTCACGAATGATACCATAAGCAGAGGTCGCCGAGTCTGGGTTAGGCATCTCCATGGGAAAATCCTTTTTCAATTCCGCAACTCTGCTCATCCAACTCTCTCTACGGCGAGCGCGAGTACGGGGGGAAAGATCCCTCAGGGCAGCCTTCAAATCCGCCCGGATTCCAACGTGAGCGGTCTTAATCTTGTCCAGCTCCGCATTATCGATATCGATATGTACAATCTTCGCATTCGGACAAAACTGAGCCACCTTTCCAGTTGCCCGGTCGTCAAATCTAGCTCCAAGAGCTATAAGCAAATCGGCTTCTTGCAAGGCCATGTTCGTATATCGAGCGGCATGCATACCTAGCATGCCAATGCTCTGAGAATGGCTCGCCGGAAACGCGCCCAATCCCATCAAGGTCGTAGTAACGGGAGCGTGGATACGCTCCGCAAACTGCAAAGTCTCCTCCTCAGCTGAACTGTGGATAGCTCCTCCACCCAAATAAATAATGGGCCGTTCGGCGGCATCGATCAATGCTGCCGCTTCCTCAATCTTCGCCATTGGGTAGGCGGGAAGTTCGGAACGGAATCGGGCAGCCGGCCATTCAGGAACTTGTATCCGCTGCATTTGTACGTCTTTGGGGATATCAATGAGAACTGGCCCAGGCCGACCAGAGATCGCAACTTCAAAAGCTTGCGGAATAATCTCCAGTAATTCTTCCGCGGAGCGGGCCATGTAACTGTGCTTGGTAACAGGAACACTCAAACCATAGGTGTCTATCTCCTGAAAGGCATCGGTGCCGATCAAGCTCAGCGGTACTTGACCTGTGATACAAATAACCGGGATCGAATCCAATTTTGCGTCGGCCAAGGCTGTGATCGTATTAGTCGCTCCCGGGCCAGAAGTTGCAAAGAAGACCGATGGCTGGCCGCTCACGCGTGCTTGCCCCTGAGCTATAAAACCAGCTCCCTGCTCGTGGCGTGCGAGAATGTGCCGGATGGATTCGCTGCGGGAAAGGGCATCGTACATGGGGAGATTCGCTCCTCCAGGTATGCCTGCGATTTGCTTAATGCCCTGTCTCTCGAGCAATTTGATCAATATTTCTGCGCCTGTGTAGTTCATTTTCGGATTCAGTTTATAAATTCAATTTCAGCTGGATCCCGCGGAGACGCCCTAAAAACGAACAACCCCGCCGGATTGCGCCGGCGGGGTTGTTTCGATTAGCTATTCGCTTGTATCAACCTCTCGCTGACGCGGTCCATCCGACCACGACCACCACGACCACGTTCACTAGCACGAGGTTGAATAGCTTGGCTGCCTTGTTTGCGGATGGTGTCATCTTTAAGAGATTGTAATTCGAGGAACGGCCAAAACCGCTCACGATTGAGGAAAAAGTCTTTCGATTCTGGAAATGTCAAGTCCCATTCAGGAGCTTGTCCACCAACGAAGCTGCAAAGTGAAATGGCCAACCTGCTTCTCAACAGATTGGCCACGTACAAATTAAATTGAGTCTGAGTGTTAAAACTACGCTTTTGCGGGCTTGTAGTAGGAGACGATTGAAGCTCTTCCGAGCTCGTGTTGCATAACCGTCATGAACATGGCTTGCGCGAGCGGAGTGTTTGCTTTGATCCCCAGCGTCTCCACATCAAGAGCGATAACGGTGAAAAGATAAGTATGCGTAAAGTCTCCCAATGGTGGACAAGGTCCGCAATAGGCCGCCATCCCTGTATCGACTTCCGCCATGAACGCCTTTTCCGGCAAGAGACCAGTTCCTGGATTTCCCGCCCCAGTCGGGAGTTCACTCACCGAAGCGGGAATATCGAAAACCGCCCAATGCCAAAATCCGCTTTGCGTAGGGGCATCTGGGTCAAAACAAGTGACCACAAAACTCTTTGTTCCCTCAGGAACATTCGTCCAAGCGAGGTGTGGCGAAACGTTTTTGCCAGAATATCCGAAGATATCTGCTAGTTGCTCGGGCGCGAAATTCCCCCCGAGATCGTTGCTGCTTAGCGTGAATAGATCTTTGCTCATATACGTGGAGTTTTGTTTTTACCTGTTTTCTTCAGAGAATGAACATCACCACAATCCGGCGTGATGAGACATCGCTCAATCTTTGGAAGACGCCTAAGTTTTGTCAGGGTTTCTTGAATACTCAAGGTATTAACTCAAAATCGTCCTCTAGCATTTTCAAAACATTCATATAGGCTCGAGCATCGTGGTAAGACGCCTTCCAACGGTGGGCCTTGAAGGTTTGCTGACCTTGCTCATACCGGTCTCCGAAGTTTCTCCAAGCTCCATATTCTTTGTCTAACAGGTATTTTTGAATGTAGCCCCACTGCTTTAAAAAGGCTTTCTCGTACTTCTCATCCTCCGGAAAAAGCTTGGCCATCAGCAAGGTCGCGTTCAGCGACTCACCGGCTACCCACCAGACTTTGTCCGTATCTATAATCTCGCACGGGCCTTCACTTCGGAAGTAGTACCCTGACTCAAAGAGAGACCCTTCCTCTTGATCCCAGCCAGTCGCCAAAGCGTGATCTACCAAGCTTCGAGCAGTCTCTAAGGTATCCTCGCTAAACGATCCGTTCAGAACGTGGTCTGCTTCCAGCATCAAAAAAGCGGTCTCCACGTCGTGCCCCCAAGAGACATGGTCAAAAAAACGATTCGCCACGATCTGCTCTCGAGGTAATTGCCCCAAACTGAGAGGCGACCAATCTCGCTCAAAATAAAGGTGGAGAAAGCCTTTGTTATTCACGAATCGGTCGCGAACTAGCTTAAGCACCTCTCGTAATCTTTCTTCTACCCGCGGATCCGGCCAGACTCGGTAGAGCGAGGCCAGGCATTCGAGAAGGTGGATGGAAGAGTTGTAATCCTTGAGCCCGATAAAATCAGTATCGAAAGCATCGATACGTTTTGCAGTCCAGTTCCCTTGCCGATCCATGGTGTCGATGTACCCGCCGTGCTCGGAATCCCATGCGTGCGATTCTAGCCAGGAAAATGATTTTTTGGCATATTCCAAAGCCTGAACATCACCTGCATGTGCATAGCGGCTAGCGAGTCCATAAATTGCAAATGCCATACCATAGGCGTTTTTCGAATCATCGACGACTACCCTTCCCTCCCGATCGACTAAGGTGAAAAATCCCCCGTATTCCGAATCCCACATGGATTCGATCAGGAACGTAACGCCTTGCTCTGCATAGGTCGCATACACCGGATCACCTGTGAAATCCGCAAGTTCGGATAAAACCCAAATATGGCGAGCTTGCCCTACTAGGAATTTGTCCTGATTTCCGGCCTGATTCCATTTCTCGTCAAAGCTTGTCAGATAACCACCGTAAACCTTGTCTACAGTATCCGGATACCAAGCTTCCAAAAGATCGCTCCGGAAGGATTTTTCAATTTCCTCCCGGGCCTTTGGAAGACTTGACGGGTACCCGTCAAAAATCGAAGTCGATGAGAAGTGAATCGCCGCTCCAATCGCAGCGATCAGCGTGATTGCGACTATACCAGCTTTAGACAATTCAAGTGAGGGATGAATTCAAAGCTGGTTTAGCCTGAAACGCTTAGATCGTAAACTGTCCGTTCTCGTAAATCACGAGGCTACTTCCATCCTTGAGAAAAGCGGTAACCTTACGATTGGAAGTCGCTACGATATCGGTGTGAACCACCGAATTATTGTAGCCCATTTCCGCCCACTCTTCCTCTGAAACAGAAGACGGATCCCCTGTATAAGAGTCACGGTAGGCCGCACCGACAGCGATGTGCGTATTACCAAATTCGCCACCAACGTTCTCGTCGTAGAGCGTTTCACCCATGAACTTGGTGATCTTGGAAAAACGTCGATCAGTCAGCGAAAACTCACCTACCTTATCTGCGTTCTCTACCGCAATCATCTCCTTAAGAAGGTCCTCTCCCTTGGTCGCGGTAGCCTTGACGACTACCCCATCCTTGAATTCCAAATACGCGCCTTCGATGATCGCTCCGTAGCGGTAGAGAGGTTCGGTGAATTGGATATGCCCCTCGGTGCCTCTCCAGTCCGGAGAAACAAAAAGCTCGAAACTTGGAATGTTTCGTCCCGATCCGCCCAACCACTTTCGCTTGGCGCCTAGCTGAACCCACAGATCGGTATCCTCCGCTTCCACTTGGACCTTTTCGATTTCCAATGCGTCGAGCTTATCTTTGTAGGAGTACAGTTCTTCGTAGAGAGACTTCCATTTTTCAGCCGGCTTATCCTCTTTCAGATAGCAGGCCTCGATGATCTGCTCCCAGTATTCCTCAAGCGTCATGCCTACTTCGTCAGCCATTTGCTGCGTTCCCCACATCGCCAAAGTCCAGGTGTACTCGCCTGCTGACTCCTTTTCCCGGCGCCACTCCATGTAGGGCTTAAGGGCCTTTTGACGAGCCATGATCTTCTTGCTAGGGATCCCCTCGAGCTCCTTCTTATTGGTCTCGGACAAGATCGCCACCGTGTGATCAATCTGGTCAACCAAGCCTTTCATGTATTTTTCGGGGAAAAAGGACAGCTGCTCTTCGTTCGCCAACTCGAAAAACTCTCTCTCGATATCATCGGGAGTGAAGAAGATGAGAGGATGAGCACCGGCTTTGACGACCGCTCTCCGCAAAGCCACGAGAAATGGCTTCGCCACTTCCGACACGCGCAGTTGCACGACTTCGCCCGGCTTAACACCTTCTCCCCCGTTCAACGCGAAGTTGATCATCACATCCGCGTACTTTTCCAAAATCTCCTTTGAAGGCTCGTAACTCATGGCGTTCCACAATTGCCCTTGCAGGATAAAATGCAAGGCCACTGGATTCAGTCCGGTCTATTCCTCGTCCGGGGAAGCCACCGCAATTAATTCTACCGCCACCAAAGCCTCCGGCGATTCAAGCCCAGCAACCTGCAAAATGGAACAGGCAGGGGAAATGCCGTTCGCATAAATGAGTTGGCGACGAAATTTCACCGCCTCGCTCGATTCTCCAGACTTCAGGTAGATTCGCTCCTGAGCAACGTCTGCCATGGTCAAACCATAGTTGCCCATGATAGACTGCAAACGCATGTAAATGGTACGAATTTGCTCTTCTACGTTCGAGCCTTCGCCAGAGATCGCGGATACAAAAATGACTCCACCCACTCTGACCGCTTGCGGAGTCGCGTTATCCCTGTCGACTTCAGAAAAATAAAGTGGCTCTCGAAAAGGCGGTTCCTCCGAGGAATCATGCTCTTGAGAAAAAAGCGGCATGGCGAAACCGCAAAGCAGGAGGGCTACAAGAAAGGCGTTGAATCTCATAAGGCCCAAGCTAGCATAAACACTTTCGCCCGCCAACTCTGCGCGAAACCGAATTCACAATCCAGCTGCGTATCCAGACGCAAACTATGTTACCCGAACAGCCGCTCATCGCCATCCTCTCCGACTTCGGAGAAAAAGATTGGTACGTCGCCTCCATGAAGGCGGTTATTGCCAGAATATGCCCACAAGCACGAACCATAGATATCACGCACCAAATAGAGCCGGGCAACGTCAGATCCGCCGCCTTCGTTCTCTCCCAGTGCTATACCGATTTTCCCAAAGGCACCATCTTCCTGTGCGTCGTCGACCCAGGAGTCGGAACGGAGCGTAAGCCCATCGTACACTGGGATGGCGACTATAGCTTTGTCGCGCCAGACAATGGCATACTATCTCTGCTCAACCCCGGGATGTGTCGCACTTACGAAATCGAACCTTTACGTTTCGACTCGCAGACTCGTGGCAGCAATACCTTCCATGGTCGCGACGTCTTTGCGCCTGCGGCGGCCATGATCGCCAAGGGGCAAAACCTTGAGTCTTTCTGCACTCGGCTTCCTAAGTTCAACCACGAAGGCGTGGAGTTTCCAGAGGTTTTGCGGCTCCCCATGGGAGGAGCCGTTCTCTACTTCGACCAATTCGGCAACGGGATCACCAGCCTCCGCCTGAGTCGCATAAGCCCCAAGCCCAAAGGAGTCGTCCTTGAAAGTGGAGATCACATCCCCTTCGGAACTTCCTTTTCATCCGTTCCAAAAGGGAAACCTGTCGCCTACCTTGGCTCGGGCGGGTTTCTGGAAATCGCGGTCAATCTGGGCAACGCTCGAGTCGCTCTAAACCTGGAAGCGGAATCTCATTTCCAGCTGGTCTGAAGCAGTCAACCACTCACTTGGCTAGGCCAGCCCGGCGACTCTGATCCCAATCCGGGGCGTCGGCGATGTCGGTTTTGTCTGCGGGTACGATCGCGACGGCCAAGGCGTCTTCAACCACGAGAAAACGGCTCGCCGCCTCTTTCAAGTCCTCTACCGTGATTGTCGTAAGCAAACCATCTCGGTAACTCACCGCGTTTTTCGTGATTTCTGGATACTCTTGCATGGCATACAGGACGTTCTCGAGAAGGTAAGAATTGTCCTGCCACGCTTGCTTCAGCCCCTCTTCGAGCGGCGCAACTGCGGCCCGCAACTCCTCGTCCGCAATCGTGCCGGAGCTCAACTCTTCCGACAAACTAAGTACCACGTCCAAAATAGCTCCCGCATCTGCCTTTTGGCAGTCCACGTCAGCTCGGATGTGCCGGAGTGATTCATAAGCAGGAAAGGTCTCATAGCGAACTGAGGGGGAATAGCTTGCACCCATCTCTTCCCGAACCCTCTCTCGTATTCGCGATTCCAATACTGCACTTAGGATGTATAAACTAGCGCTCTGCTTAAGGGTAAGCTCTTCTTGTATGGTCCAAATGACCACGGAGGCGGCTGTATCGCCCATCCCGCTTGCATACTCGATATTGCGCCGACCCGTTGCCGCTTCGAAATGCATCGAGCGGGCACTTTCGAATTCCGACTTCAACAGTCGCCGCGGCGGCAAGGCACCCAGCGTTCTTCCGAAAAGGTCCACCAACGCAGCTTCATTTACATCCCCCACCACTGCAACTTCGAGGTAGCCTTCCTTAAAGGGTTTCTCAACCCACTCCGTGATACGATCTGCCGTAACCTCGCTAATCTCGGAAATCGAAGGGGAATGAAAACGTGGGTCATCTGGATACAGTAGCCTATTCAAGAAACGATATCCTTCGTTCATTCCATCCGGTTCTAACTCTCGGCTTTGTTTCAATTTAGATTGAGCCAAGGCAAACGCTTCTGGATCGATATTCGGAGCGAGCAGGAATTCCGATACAACCTTGAAGACCTCGTCCAGTCCGTCCACTTGCGTAACCGCGCGATAGGTAAACGCGTCGTGGTCCTCTACTCCGAATACAAAGGAGGTCACATTCGTTCGCAGTTCTTTGTAGACCTCTTCAATATCCTGCCCACCAAACCCGCTTCTAAAAAGCGAAGACATCGCCAAAGCGTGGGTGCCAGGATTAGAGTCCCGAAACTCCAACATGCCACCGCCGATCCTTACGAGGGCCCGCACCGTGTCTTTCTCGTTTTTCGTATGCAAAAACGTGAGGCGAGCGTTGTTGGAGAAACGATAAGTCCGAGCTCCGACCTCTTCGATCGAATGGATCTCCTCGACTTCGCCGGGCTCGCCTAGCTCCGTGTACTCAAGTTGTTCCGGTAGTTTCGGAACATAGGGCAGGACCGAGTATTTCCGGTCATCCATGAAGCGCCGTTTCAGAACATCCGCGTCGAGCGGTCGATTCAGATCCCCCGCCATGAAGTAGGAAAGCCGCTTCAACTTCCAAATCCGATTAAACTCCTTGTTTACCTCCTCAAGGCTGAGCGACTCGATGTAGGCATTCATGCGCTCCGTAGATTCTCGGGAGGAAACGTATACCCTGCCTGTTGCGATACTGTCGACCAAGTCGTCAATCAGCATCCGCGGCTCTGCCGATTCATAGCTGGAAAGAGAAGAGCGGCTAGACTGAAGCCAGGTACTCTTGACATAATCCAACTCATCCTGAGTAAACCCGTAAGTCTGCGCTTGGCGAAGTAGCTGGTCCAGCCATACGAATGCATCCCACCAAAACTCCCCTCCTGAGCTTATCGTTAGCTGACAATAGGGAAAGTCGTAGATGCGGTTGTAATTGGCAAAACGCTCGCTCATCCCGTCGATCAAAATTCGGCATCGTTCATTGAACAAAGAGGTCGCCAAGGCGCGGCGAGCATCCGTTTCGCGGCGTTTCCAGCTATCTACATTTCCCCGTTCTTCCCAGGTGCGAGAAACTTCCAAAGTGTAGCGTTCCACCCCATCCACATCATAGTGCCCAGAGCGAAAAGGTCGGCTGCGGGCCAACTTCCCGAATTTTCTTTTAGGCGATTTTTCCTCTGACTCCTCGAGACTAGAGAAATTATCCGCTATCCGAGCTTCCAAATCGTCACGGTCGAAATCACCGACCACCACAAGCGTCATCAGGTCAGGTCGATACCATTTCCGGTAGAACGCCTTCAGCTGCTCTACAGACGTTTCCTTAACCACCCACTCCAAGCCAATCGGATTTCGCTGCGCCAGTTTAGTCCCCGTGAAGGAGAAACGGAAGGAGGCTTCGGCGATTTTCGAGCTTGGCGTATCGCGGGCTTGTTTTTCGCGGAGGATCACGCCCCTTTCGTTCTCAACTCGCTCCGGCTTAAAGAGGATCCCGTCCGCATAATCCCGGTACAGCCGAAGGCCTTGTTCAACCAGTTCCGCATCGTTCTGCGGGAGCTCTAAATTGTAAACGGTCTTGTCGTGATAGGTGAAGGCGTTGACATCCACACCGTAGCTCATTCCGAGCCTC
It encodes the following:
- a CDS encoding peptidylprolyl isomerase, with translation MAKTKIKLKTTQGEVILKLFPDIAPKACENFATHVENGYYDGIIFHRVIPDFMVQCGDPTGTGRGGKSIWGKNFEDECKPEVKFDKTGILAMANAGPGTNGSQFFITTAKTPWLNMRHTIFGEVVEGYEKIQAIESVDRDGMDKPLEEQKIIKATVMID
- a CDS encoding aminopeptidase; amino-acid sequence: MSYEPSKEILEKYADVMINFALNGGEGVKPGEVVQLRVSEVAKPFLVALRRAVVKAGAHPLIFFTPDDIEREFFELANEEQLSFFPEKYMKGLVDQIDHTVAILSETNKKELEGIPSKKIMARQKALKPYMEWRREKESAGEYTWTLAMWGTQQMADEVGMTLEEYWEQIIEACYLKEDKPAEKWKSLYEELYSYKDKLDALEIEKVQVEAEDTDLWVQLGAKRKWLGGSGRNIPSFELFVSPDWRGTEGHIQFTEPLYRYGAIIEGAYLEFKDGVVVKATATKGEDLLKEMIAVENADKVGEFSLTDRRFSKITKFMGETLYDENVGGEFGNTHIAVGAAYRDSYTGDPSSVSEEEWAEMGYNNSVVHTDIVATSNRKVTAFLKDGSSLVIYENGQFTI
- a CDS encoding SAM hydrolase/SAM-dependent halogenase family protein, whose amino-acid sequence is MLPEQPLIAILSDFGEKDWYVASMKAVIARICPQARTIDITHQIEPGNVRSAAFVLSQCYTDFPKGTIFLCVVDPGVGTERKPIVHWDGDYSFVAPDNGILSLLNPGMCRTYEIEPLRFDSQTRGSNTFHGRDVFAPAAAMIAKGQNLESFCTRLPKFNHEGVEFPEVLRLPMGGAVLYFDQFGNGITSLRLSRISPKPKGVVLESGDHIPFGTSFSSVPKGKPVAYLGSGGFLEIAVNLGNARVALNLEAESHFQLV
- the ilvB gene encoding acetolactate synthase large subunit, translating into MNYTGAEILIKLLERQGIKQIAGIPGGANLPMYDALSRSESIRHILARHEQGAGFIAQGQARVSGQPSVFFATSGPGATNTITALADAKLDSIPVICITGQVPLSLIGTDAFQEIDTYGLSVPVTKHSYMARSAEELLEIIPQAFEVAISGRPGPVLIDIPKDVQMQRIQVPEWPAARFRSELPAYPMAKIEEAAALIDAAERPIIYLGGGAIHSSAEEETLQFAERIHAPVTTTLMGLGAFPASHSQSIGMLGMHAARYTNMALQEADLLIALGARFDDRATGKVAQFCPNAKIVHIDIDNAELDKIKTAHVGIRADLKAALRDLSPRTRARRRESWMSRVAELKKDFPMEMPNPDSATSAYGIIRETQRICPEDTIVTTDVGQHQMRAAQAFDFEKPRRWLTSGGLGTMGFGLPAAIGAALEAPDQKVVCFSGDGSLMMNIQELATAAEEGLDLKVVLCNNNSLGLVHQQQTLFYGKNIFASNFSSHLDFCMIARGFGISAYDLGSAENPSETLEEALNAPGCVLINVPLDVTHKVFPMVPPGGANSEAIIEQAEKEVAI
- a CDS encoding AGE family epimerase/isomerase, which gives rise to MSKAGIVAITLIAAIGAAIHFSSTSIFDGYPSSLPKAREEIEKSFRSDLLEAWYPDTVDKVYGGYLTSFDEKWNQAGNQDKFLVGQARHIWVLSELADFTGDPVYATYAEQGVTFLIESMWDSEYGGFFTLVDREGRVVVDDSKNAYGMAFAIYGLASRYAHAGDVQALEYAKKSFSWLESHAWDSEHGGYIDTMDRQGNWTAKRIDAFDTDFIGLKDYNSSIHLLECLASLYRVWPDPRVEERLREVLKLVRDRFVNNKGFLHLYFERDWSPLSLGQLPREQIVANRFFDHVSWGHDVETAFLMLEADHVLNGSFSEDTLETARSLVDHALATGWDQEEGSLFESGYYFRSEGPCEIIDTDKVWWVAGESLNATLLMAKLFPEDEKYEKAFLKQWGYIQKYLLDKEYGAWRNFGDRYEQGQQTFKAHRWKASYHDARAYMNVLKMLEDDFELIP
- a CDS encoding RidA family protein, translated to MRFNAFLVALLLCGFAMPLFSQEHDSSEEPPFREPLYFSEVDRDNATPQAVRVGGVIFVSAISGEGSNVEEQIRTIYMRLQSIMGNYGLTMADVAQERIYLKSGESSEAVKFRRQLIYANGISPACSILQVAGLESPEALVAVELIAVASPDEE
- a CDS encoding insulinase family protein — encoded protein: MLLPISVSQAKRDAWLHEASSLEPDERIVWGELENGFKYALMPHRAKPGLVSMRLMVGVGSLDEKDDERGLAHFVEHMAFEGTRNFKPGELIAFFQRLGMSYGVDVNAFTYHDKTVYNLELPQNDAELVEQGLRLYRDYADGILFKPERVENERGVILREKQARDTPSSKIAEASFRFSFTGTKLAQRNPIGLEWVVKETSVEQLKAFYRKWYRPDLMTLVVVGDFDRDDLEARIADNFSSLEESEEKSPKRKFGKLARSRPFRSGHYDVDGVERYTLEVSRTWEERGNVDSWKRRETDARRALATSLFNERCRILIDGMSERFANYNRIYDFPYCQLTISSGGEFWWDAFVWLDQLLRQAQTYGFTQDELDYVKSTWLQSSRSSLSSYESAEPRMLIDDLVDSIATGRVYVSSRESTERMNAYIESLSLEEVNKEFNRIWKLKRLSYFMAGDLNRPLDADVLKRRFMDDRKYSVLPYVPKLPEQLEYTELGEPGEVEEIHSIEEVGARTYRFSNNARLTFLHTKNEKDTVRALVRIGGGMLEFRDSNPGTHALAMSSLFRSGFGGQDIEEVYKELRTNVTSFVFGVEDHDAFTYRAVTQVDGLDEVFKVVSEFLLAPNIDPEAFALAQSKLKQSRELEPDGMNEGYRFLNRLLYPDDPRFHSPSISEISEVTADRITEWVEKPFKEGYLEVAVVGDVNEAALVDLFGRTLGALPPRRLLKSEFESARSMHFEAATGRRNIEYASGMGDTAASVVIWTIQEELTLKQSASLYILSAVLESRIRERVREEMGASYSPSVRYETFPAYESLRHIRADVDCQKADAGAILDVVLSLSEELSSGTIADEELRAAVAPLEEGLKQAWQDNSYLLENVLYAMQEYPEITKNAVSYRDGLLTTITVEDLKEAASRFLVVEDALAVAIVPADKTDIADAPDWDQSRRAGLAK
- a CDS encoding YbhB/YbcL family Raf kinase inhibitor-like protein — its product is MSKDLFTLSSNDLGGNFAPEQLADIFGYSGKNVSPHLAWTNVPEGTKSFVVTCFDPDAPTQSGFWHWAVFDIPASVSELPTGAGNPGTGLLPEKAFMAEVDTGMAAYCGPCPPLGDFTHTYLFTVIALDVETLGIKANTPLAQAMFMTVMQHELGRASIVSYYKPAKA
- a CDS encoding class I SAM-dependent methyltransferase, with translation MQDITPFQFNEFKQFGVDYGLSAEAEVYDERHGQFRDVENENRLLLDRLDLDPDSVLIDFGAGTGRLAAAAARGCRMVYAVDVSEAMLAKAKARAEAEGLSNIAFCHAGFLNYRHEGAKAAAVTASFSLHHLPDFWKGIALGRIHQMLAEGGTLFIRDIVLQDGDPLGAISDFVETQRGLGGDPLAEDAQMHFREEFSTYDWVMRGLLERHGFRIQDELFSDGVLAEYYCVKEPL